Proteins encoded within one genomic window of Bradyrhizobium manausense:
- a CDS encoding CBS domain-containing protein: MTVRSILNTKGHQIMSVEPDAKLVAAVKLLAEKKIGAVLVMNQSRLEGILSERDIVRVLGERGADVLDEPVSEVMTRKVVTCKETDTVAELMEMMTKGKFRHLPVLENNKVVGLISIGDIVKRRVQEYESEQEALRDYIKTA, encoded by the coding sequence ATGACGGTACGTTCCATTCTCAATACCAAGGGGCACCAGATCATGAGCGTCGAGCCCGACGCCAAGCTGGTCGCCGCAGTCAAGCTGCTCGCTGAGAAGAAGATCGGCGCGGTGCTGGTGATGAACCAGAGCCGGCTCGAGGGCATCCTGTCCGAGCGCGACATCGTGCGTGTGCTCGGCGAGCGGGGCGCCGACGTGCTGGACGAGCCGGTCTCTGAGGTCATGACGCGCAAGGTCGTGACCTGCAAGGAGACCGACACCGTCGCCGAACTCATGGAGATGATGACGAAAGGCAAGTTCCGCCACTTGCCCGTGCTCGAGAACAACAAGGTGGTCGGCCTGATCTCGATCGGCGACATCGTCAAGCGCCGGGTCCAGGAATACGAATCCGAGCAGGAAGCCCTGCGCGATTACATCAAGACCGCCTGA
- a CDS encoding cupin domain-containing protein, with translation MADSISLADKLATFHDHWSPRTVTTFNDCDVMVVKVKGEFTWHKHDDTDDFFLVLKGRLDIELRDRTVTLRPGELYVVPKGVEHRPVAREEVHLLLIEPSGTPNTGDKATAAPRRLA, from the coding sequence ATGGCCGACAGCATATCGCTTGCCGACAAGCTCGCGACCTTTCATGACCACTGGTCGCCGCGCACGGTCACGACCTTCAATGATTGCGACGTGATGGTGGTGAAGGTGAAGGGCGAATTCACCTGGCACAAGCACGACGACACCGATGACTTCTTTCTGGTCCTGAAGGGCCGGCTGGACATCGAGCTGCGGGACCGCACGGTGACGCTCAGACCGGGCGAACTCTATGTGGTGCCCAAAGGCGTCGAGCATCGTCCGGTTGCCCGCGAGGAGGTTCATCTGCTGCTGATCGAGCCGAGCGGCACGCCGAATACGGGCGACAAGGCCACAGCCGCGCCGCGCAGGCTCGCATAG
- a CDS encoding DEAD/DEAH box helicase — protein sequence MPFPALTPPLARALAERNYDSPTPVQLAVLGEDAIDRDLLVSAQTGSGKTVAYGLAMARDLFGDAGKFERAGAPLALIVAPTRELALQVQRELTWLYEHAHARVVSCVGGMDPRREQRELAAGAHIVVGTPGRLCDHLRRNRLDISELKVVVLDEADEMLNLGFREDMEFILKTTPDTRRTLLFSATFPRGIVALAKQYQQGAFRIEVAGDEGGHADIEYRAIRVAPGDVEHAVVNVLRFYESPSALVFCNTRDAVRHLQAALLERGFSVVALSGELTQNERTLALQSLRDGRARICVATDVAARGIDLPSLDLVIHADLPNDPEVMQHRSGRTGRAGRKGTSVLLVPPIRRRRAEVLLNLSGIEANWGTAPQADEIRKLDHERMKDVLFTEETTADDLELAKALLAERSAEDIAAALARLYRARLPSPEDIIDPGERSSRPRDERHRDDRAPRGDRAPRDDDRSERPRAKSGKKHVMAEPTVWFRAAIGRRKNAEARWLLPMICRRGGIDKRDIGAIKVMDTTTEFEISERVAESFAAKVKRPDKEDSIRIEPMTGAPQEQPPAEKRSRAPRREEGEDDHVVRRSDDPWNANERKQHDRPRGKPEGKHQGKPHAKFDAKSGGKADAKAHDGGKFGKPAFGKKKFGHKSGDGKYAPSVTEWPGAPGKKGKKKHRG from the coding sequence GTGCCTTTTCCGGCCCTGACCCCGCCGCTCGCCCGTGCCCTGGCTGAGCGCAATTACGATTCACCGACGCCCGTTCAACTCGCTGTGCTCGGCGAGGATGCTATCGACCGCGACCTCCTGGTGTCGGCCCAAACCGGCTCGGGCAAGACCGTCGCTTACGGTTTGGCCATGGCCAGGGACCTGTTCGGCGATGCCGGAAAGTTCGAGCGGGCCGGAGCACCCCTGGCCCTGATCGTCGCGCCGACCCGCGAACTCGCCTTGCAGGTCCAGCGCGAGCTCACCTGGCTCTATGAGCATGCGCACGCGCGCGTCGTCTCGTGCGTCGGCGGCATGGACCCGCGCCGCGAGCAGCGCGAGTTGGCCGCCGGCGCCCATATCGTCGTCGGCACGCCCGGCCGCCTGTGCGATCACCTTCGCCGCAATCGCCTCGACATCTCGGAATTGAAAGTCGTTGTGCTCGACGAGGCTGACGAGATGCTCAATCTCGGCTTTCGCGAGGACATGGAGTTTATCCTCAAGACCACGCCGGACACGCGCCGCACCTTGCTGTTCTCGGCAACGTTTCCGCGTGGCATCGTGGCGCTGGCCAAGCAGTACCAGCAGGGCGCATTCCGGATCGAGGTTGCGGGCGACGAAGGCGGTCACGCCGACATCGAGTATCGCGCCATCAGGGTTGCCCCCGGTGATGTCGAGCATGCCGTCGTCAACGTGCTGCGCTTCTACGAGTCGCCGAGCGCGCTGGTGTTCTGCAACACGCGCGATGCCGTCAGGCACCTGCAGGCGGCGCTGCTGGAGCGCGGCTTTTCGGTGGTCGCTCTGTCAGGCGAATTGACGCAGAACGAGCGTACTTTGGCGCTTCAGTCGCTCCGGGACGGGCGCGCCCGCATCTGCGTCGCGACCGACGTGGCCGCCCGCGGCATCGATCTGCCGAGCCTCGACCTCGTCATTCACGCGGACCTGCCGAACGATCCTGAAGTGATGCAGCATCGCTCCGGCCGCACCGGGCGCGCGGGCCGCAAGGGGACAAGCGTCCTCCTGGTGCCGCCGATCCGGCGGCGTCGTGCAGAGGTGCTGCTCAATCTGTCCGGCATCGAGGCGAACTGGGGCACTGCGCCGCAGGCGGATGAAATCCGCAAGCTCGATCATGAGCGCATGAAGGACGTGTTGTTCACGGAAGAGACGACTGCCGACGATCTGGAGCTGGCAAAGGCCTTGTTGGCCGAGCGCTCGGCCGAGGACATCGCCGCAGCGCTGGCGCGGCTCTATCGCGCGCGCTTGCCGTCGCCGGAAGACATCATCGATCCCGGCGAGCGAAGCAGCCGGCCGCGCGATGAGCGTCATCGCGACGATCGCGCGCCGCGTGGCGATCGCGCACCGCGCGACGACGATCGCTCCGAGCGGCCTCGTGCCAAATCAGGGAAAAAACATGTCATGGCGGAGCCCACAGTGTGGTTCCGGGCCGCCATCGGGCGTCGCAAGAATGCGGAGGCGCGCTGGCTGCTGCCGATGATCTGCCGCCGCGGCGGTATCGACAAGCGCGACATCGGCGCCATCAAGGTCATGGACACCACCACCGAGTTCGAGATTTCCGAGCGCGTCGCCGAGTCCTTCGCCGCCAAGGTCAAGCGCCCGGACAAGGAAGACAGCATCCGCATCGAGCCGATGACGGGCGCGCCGCAAGAGCAGCCGCCGGCGGAGAAGCGCTCACGTGCGCCACGGCGCGAAGAAGGTGAGGACGATCACGTCGTCCGCCGCAGCGACGATCCCTGGAACGCGAACGAGCGAAAGCAGCACGACAGGCCGCGGGGAAAGCCGGAAGGCAAGCATCAGGGCAAGCCGCACGCCAAGTTTGACGCCAAGTCTGGCGGCAAAGCTGACGCCAAGGCTCACGACGGTGGCAAATTCGGCAAGCCGGCGTTCGGGAAGAAGAAGTTCGGTCACAAATCCGGTGACGGCAAATATGCGCCGTCGGTCACCGAATGGCCGGGCGCACCGGGCAAGAAGGGCAAGAAGAAGCACCGTGGTTGA
- a CDS encoding patatin-like phospholipase family protein: MLEILRGRGVNGANGEKVGLGTIRRPVIGLALGGGAARGFAHIGIMRTLLANGIVPDVVVGTSIGAVVGGLHAAGRLDTLEEWGNSLQGMRNILGYLDIRLNGSGLIGGEKLAIRLEEAVGQTLIEDLPIKFASVATEVRTGHEIWLTHGRLVDAMRASYALPGIFSPVLIGDRWLVDGALVNPVPVSAARALGAEIVIAANLSSDIFTHSTTIYSHGAMPEPVATVPDELPAKRRFPRFFSPEKTMKREFFGGGGRPGISSVMVDAFNIMQDRITRARLAGDPPDLLISPRVGQFGWFDFHRAEDLIAHGARSAERALESIQEAIDVLAPAPQGTAPKAVE, from the coding sequence GTGCTTGAAATCTTGAGAGGTCGGGGTGTGAACGGGGCAAATGGCGAGAAGGTCGGCCTTGGCACTATCCGCCGACCCGTCATCGGTCTCGCCCTCGGCGGCGGCGCGGCGCGCGGTTTTGCCCATATCGGTATCATGAGGACGCTGCTGGCCAACGGCATCGTGCCCGATGTCGTGGTCGGCACCTCGATCGGCGCCGTGGTCGGCGGCCTCCACGCGGCCGGGCGACTCGACACGCTCGAAGAATGGGGGAACAGCCTGCAAGGGATGCGCAACATCCTCGGCTATCTCGACATTCGCCTCAACGGCTCCGGCCTGATCGGCGGCGAGAAGCTGGCAATCCGGCTCGAGGAGGCGGTCGGACAGACCCTGATCGAGGACTTGCCGATCAAGTTCGCCAGTGTCGCGACCGAGGTCCGCACCGGCCACGAGATCTGGCTGACGCACGGCCGCCTGGTCGATGCGATGCGAGCCTCCTACGCGCTGCCCGGCATCTTCTCACCTGTCCTGATCGGCGATCGCTGGCTGGTCGACGGCGCGCTGGTGAACCCGGTGCCGGTCTCGGCCGCCCGCGCGCTCGGCGCCGAAATCGTCATTGCCGCGAATCTTTCGAGCGACATCTTCACCCATTCCACCACGATCTATTCGCACGGCGCGATGCCTGAGCCGGTCGCGACCGTGCCGGACGAACTGCCCGCCAAGCGGCGCTTTCCACGATTCTTCTCGCCCGAGAAAACCATGAAGCGCGAGTTCTTCGGCGGTGGCGGACGGCCCGGCATCTCCTCGGTGATGGTCGACGCTTTCAACATCATGCAGGACCGCATCACCCGCGCACGGCTCGCCGGCGATCCGCCGGACCTCCTGATCTCGCCGCGGGTCGGCCAGTTCGGCTGGTTCGACTTCCACCGCGCCGAGGACCTGATCGCGCACGGCGCACGCTCCGCCGAACGCGCACTGGAGTCGATCCAGGAGGCAATCGACGTGCTGGCGCCGGCGCCCCAAGGCACCGCGCCCAAAGCCGTTGAGTAA
- a CDS encoding zinc-dependent alcohol dehydrogenase family protein has translation MTRQSTMRAGVLETHNAPLRLSTISTPEIGAREVLVRVRASGVNPLDTKIHAGAAAHARHPLPAIPGIDLAGVVEQTGRDVSQFKAGDEVYGMTGGVGGVQGSLAEFAAVDADLLALKPANLSMREAAALPLIFITAWEGLVDRAALKAGQKVLIHGGAGGVGHVAIQIARAFGAKVFATGSASQRATIEGFGATFIDRDTPVEAYVADHTGGRGFDIVYDTVGGKVLDAAFIAVRRFGHVVSALGWGTHALAPLSFRAATYSGVFTLLPLLSGEGRAHHGEIMAEATRLAEAGKLVPLLDARRFTMENVGDAYALIRDHAAKGKLVVDL, from the coding sequence ATGACAAGACAATCGACGATGCGTGCAGGCGTGCTGGAGACCCACAACGCCCCCTTGCGACTCTCCACCATCTCCACGCCTGAGATTGGCGCGCGCGAGGTGCTGGTGCGGGTGCGTGCAAGCGGGGTGAATCCGCTCGACACCAAGATCCATGCCGGCGCCGCCGCGCATGCCCGCCATCCGCTGCCGGCGATCCCCGGCATCGATCTCGCAGGAGTGGTCGAACAGACCGGGCGCGACGTTTCGCAATTCAAGGCAGGCGATGAAGTCTACGGCATGACCGGCGGCGTCGGCGGCGTGCAGGGATCGCTCGCCGAATTCGCCGCTGTCGATGCCGACCTCCTGGCGCTGAAGCCGGCCAATCTCAGCATGCGGGAGGCGGCCGCCCTGCCGCTCATCTTCATCACGGCGTGGGAAGGCCTCGTCGACCGCGCCGCCTTGAAGGCCGGCCAGAAGGTGTTGATCCATGGCGGCGCAGGCGGCGTCGGCCATGTCGCGATCCAGATCGCGCGTGCCTTCGGCGCGAAGGTGTTCGCGACAGGTTCGGCCTCGCAGCGCGCGACGATCGAAGGCTTCGGCGCCACGTTCATCGACCGCGACACTCCGGTCGAGGCTTACGTCGCGGACCACACCGGCGGCCGCGGCTTCGACATCGTCTACGACACTGTCGGCGGCAAGGTGCTGGACGCCGCTTTCATCGCGGTGCGCCGCTTCGGTCATGTCGTGAGTGCGCTCGGCTGGGGCACGCATGCGCTGGCACCGCTCTCGTTCCGCGCCGCCACCTATTCCGGCGTGTTCACGCTGCTGCCGCTGCTTTCAGGCGAAGGCCGCGCGCATCACGGGGAGATCATGGCGGAAGCCACACGCCTTGCCGAGGCCGGCAAGCTGGTGCCGCTGCTCGATGCCAGGCGCTTCACGATGGAGAACGTCGGCGATGCCTATGCGCTGATCAGGGATCATGCCGCCAAGGGCAAGCTGGTGGTCGATCTCTGA
- a CDS encoding cupin domain-containing protein: protein MSDIINFGALALRFLHSKDDTGGSVDIFEMTLQPNARMPIPHYHDRWDETIYGLSGVSTWTIDGKPTGVAPGESVFIKRGIVHGFTNRSTGPATCLCILSPGVLGPQYFREMATLLSSGAPDPAQMKATMLRYGLIPAPPA, encoded by the coding sequence ATGTCCGACATCATCAACTTCGGCGCGCTTGCGCTCCGCTTCCTGCACAGCAAGGACGACACCGGCGGCAGCGTCGACATCTTCGAAATGACGCTGCAGCCGAATGCGCGGATGCCGATCCCGCACTATCACGACCGCTGGGACGAAACGATCTACGGGCTGTCCGGCGTCTCGACCTGGACGATCGACGGCAAGCCGACCGGCGTTGCCCCCGGAGAATCGGTCTTCATCAAGCGCGGCATCGTGCACGGCTTTACCAACCGATCGACCGGGCCGGCGACATGCCTGTGCATCTTGAGCCCCGGGGTGCTGGGCCCGCAATATTTCAGGGAGATGGCCACGCTGCTGTCGTCCGGCGCGCCCGATCCAGCCCAGATGAAAGCGACGATGCTACGCTACGGCCTGATACCGGCCCCGCCTGCGTAA
- a CDS encoding GNAT family N-acetyltransferase, whose amino-acid sequence MSKPDWRCAHAEDLDAICAIAAQVHPDLPERPDVLAEKIRLCPGGCRVLAAGSEIAGYGLAHPWMQQHIPPLDDFLDRLPDAADCLYIHDVAVLPDARGGVARAYVTEIEQLARASGIATLALVSVYGTHVLWEHLGFRSIAPDAALRDKLSSYGASATYMLRALT is encoded by the coding sequence ATGAGCAAGCCGGACTGGCGCTGCGCACATGCCGAAGACCTCGACGCGATCTGCGCGATCGCGGCGCAAGTCCATCCTGATCTTCCCGAGCGGCCCGACGTGCTCGCAGAGAAAATTCGCCTCTGTCCGGGCGGCTGCCGCGTGCTTGCCGCCGGCAGTGAGATCGCAGGCTACGGCCTCGCGCATCCCTGGATGCAGCAGCACATCCCACCGCTCGACGATTTTCTCGACCGATTGCCCGACGCGGCGGACTGCCTCTACATACATGACGTCGCCGTGCTGCCCGACGCCCGTGGCGGCGTGGCGCGGGCTTATGTCACAGAGATCGAGCAGCTCGCGCGCGCATCAGGCATCGCGACGCTTGCGCTGGTCTCGGTCTACGGCACGCACGTGCTGTGGGAGCACCTCGGCTTCCGCTCCATCGCACCGGATGCGGCGCTGCGCGACAAGCTGTCGTCCTATGGCGCAAGCGCGACCTACATGCTGCGCGCACTCACCTGA
- a CDS encoding putative bifunctional diguanylate cyclase/phosphodiesterase, giving the protein MSAAKKMPGKPVTEMFDDIPVLQRKWRAALKPGDRLPRYEDVMLGSLGRLADHIALLKGDGALELSRSGRYVQKWLGEERWDIPVAELSPDCATALSEAAASALKNGRPYQASAHCVRDGMVRTYDVLALPTASRWGATLVGAYVNERGAQYNLLDAIFSATDDAVVSLATLRDANGQPFDFQVVHHNKSAELLLDIASGGLLWRQIGQGTTLLAASDVMEFLLKAVSGGRGEQLEIEHDGRYLRLSATAFADVISLTISDVTALKRRDASFRLLFDNNPMPMWVFDAETKEFLGVNDAAVQHYGYSRAAFLRMKLHEIWPEDEWDSHAEALERVGEAYHSSRNWRHLRADGSEIEVLTFGRRVAFDDRDGYLVAVVDITERRKAEARIAHMAHHDGLTDLPNRKYFQERLKQALDQAGGGRVGVLYIDLDLFKNINDSFGHPAGDRLLKEVAGRLTTAVRGANLAARLGGDEFAVILAADVSPNEASACATVLIDMLKAPYEIDGQEMVIGASIGIALSPGDGVTPEELMRNADMALYRAKSDGGGVHHFFEREMDLQAQKRRDMELDLRRAFANGEFELHYQPLVSIASDRISGFESLLRWHHPDKGMISPAEFIPVAEDIGLITQLGEWVLREACAEAVKWPNDVKVAVNLSPAQFRSRNLVQVVISALAQSGLSPKRLELEITESIFLAETDANLAILHQLRELGVGISMDDFGTGYSSLSYLRSFPFDKIKIDRSFVKGLAQRPDCGAIVRAISGLGRSLNITTTAEGVETEDQLDWLRAEGCNEVQGFLFSAARPAAEIAKLLAEFGERPSRAA; this is encoded by the coding sequence ATGAGTGCCGCGAAGAAGATGCCGGGCAAACCGGTCACCGAAATGTTTGACGACATCCCGGTGCTTCAGCGCAAATGGCGCGCCGCGTTGAAGCCGGGTGATCGGCTGCCGCGCTATGAGGACGTGATGCTCGGCAGCCTCGGACGGCTCGCCGATCATATCGCACTGCTCAAGGGCGACGGCGCGCTCGAACTGTCGCGCAGCGGACGTTATGTGCAGAAATGGCTCGGTGAGGAGCGCTGGGACATTCCGGTTGCCGAACTGTCGCCGGACTGCGCCACCGCGCTGTCGGAGGCGGCGGCGAGCGCGCTCAAGAACGGAAGGCCGTATCAAGCCAGTGCCCATTGCGTGCGCGATGGCATGGTGAGGACCTACGATGTGCTGGCGCTGCCGACCGCCTCGCGCTGGGGCGCGACGCTGGTTGGCGCTTACGTCAACGAGCGCGGCGCGCAATACAATCTTCTGGACGCGATCTTTTCCGCGACCGACGACGCGGTGGTCTCGCTGGCGACGTTGCGCGATGCGAACGGTCAGCCGTTCGATTTCCAGGTCGTGCATCACAACAAGAGCGCCGAGCTGCTGCTCGATATCGCGAGCGGCGGCCTGCTATGGCGCCAGATCGGCCAGGGCACCACGCTGCTGGCGGCGTCGGACGTCATGGAGTTCCTGCTCAAGGCCGTCTCCGGCGGTCGCGGCGAGCAGCTCGAGATCGAGCACGATGGTCGCTATCTCCGGCTCAGCGCCACCGCGTTTGCCGACGTGATCTCGCTGACGATCTCCGATGTCACGGCATTGAAGCGGCGCGACGCCTCGTTCCGCCTGCTGTTCGACAACAACCCGATGCCGATGTGGGTGTTCGACGCCGAGACGAAGGAATTCCTGGGCGTCAACGACGCCGCGGTCCAGCATTACGGCTACAGCCGCGCCGCGTTCCTGCGGATGAAACTGCACGAGATCTGGCCCGAGGACGAATGGGACAGCCATGCCGAGGCGCTGGAGCGCGTCGGCGAGGCCTATCACTCCTCGCGCAACTGGCGCCACTTGCGTGCCGACGGCAGCGAGATCGAGGTGCTGACCTTCGGCCGCCGTGTCGCCTTCGACGATCGCGACGGTTACCTGGTCGCGGTGGTCGACATTACCGAGCGGCGCAAGGCCGAGGCGCGGATCGCTCACATGGCCCATCATGACGGGCTCACCGATCTGCCGAACCGCAAATATTTCCAGGAGCGACTGAAGCAGGCGCTCGATCAGGCCGGCGGCGGGCGGGTCGGCGTGCTCTATATCGACCTCGACCTCTTCAAGAACATCAACGATTCCTTCGGGCATCCCGCGGGCGACCGCCTGCTCAAGGAGGTCGCCGGGCGCCTCACCACTGCGGTCCGCGGCGCCAATCTCGCGGCACGGCTCGGCGGCGACGAGTTCGCCGTGATCCTGGCGGCCGATGTCTCGCCGAACGAGGCCAGCGCCTGCGCGACGGTGCTGATCGACATGCTGAAAGCGCCCTATGAGATCGACGGCCAGGAGATGGTGATCGGAGCCAGCATCGGCATCGCGCTGTCGCCGGGCGACGGCGTGACGCCGGAAGAGCTGATGCGCAACGCCGACATGGCGTTGTATCGGGCGAAGTCCGACGGTGGCGGCGTGCATCATTTCTTCGAGCGCGAGATGGACCTCCAGGCGCAGAAGCGCCGCGACATGGAGCTCGATCTGCGCCGGGCCTTCGCCAATGGCGAATTCGAGCTGCATTACCAGCCGCTGGTGTCGATCGCCTCCGACCGCATCTCCGGCTTCGAGTCGCTGCTGCGCTGGCATCATCCCGACAAGGGCATGATCTCGCCGGCGGAATTCATTCCGGTTGCCGAAGACATCGGCCTGATCACCCAGCTCGGCGAGTGGGTGCTGCGGGAAGCCTGTGCCGAAGCGGTGAAGTGGCCCAACGACGTCAAGGTCGCGGTCAATCTGTCGCCGGCGCAATTCCGCAGCCGCAATCTGGTTCAGGTCGTGATCTCGGCGCTGGCGCAGTCCGGCCTGTCGCCGAAGCGACTCGAGCTCGAGATCACCGAATCGATCTTCCTCGCCGAGACCGATGCCAATCTCGCGATCCTGCATCAATTGCGCGAGCTCGGCGTCGGCATCTCCATGGATGATTTCGGCACCGGCTATTCCAGCCTCAGCTATCTGCGCAGCTTCCCGTTCGACAAGATCAAGATCGACCGCTCCTTCGTGAAGGGTCTGGCGCAACGGCCCGATTGCGGCGCGATCGTACGAGCGATCTCCGGCCTCGGCCGCAGCCTCAACATCACCACGACGGCGGAGGGCGTGGAGACCGAGGATCAGCTCGACTGGCTTCGCGCCGAAGGCTGCAACGAAGTGCAGGGCTTTCTGTTCAGCGCGGCGCGGCCCGCTGCCGAGATCGCAAAGCTGCTCGCCGAATTCGGCGAGCGGCCTTCACGGGCGGCTTAG
- a CDS encoding LysR family transcriptional regulator: protein MEWSDLRVFLAIAREGTLGAAARKIGQTQPTMGRRLRALEQALGQTLFQRTADGFVLTDEGSAVLAHAERIEEEALALQRQASGTETHLDGTLRLSSSDWFGTLMLSPVIAAFGKRHPKVIVELLTDARLYTLPRREADLVFRIKPFSEPEVISRKLLHIPYALYGKKGSKPPRAGDGSGVRVVTMNAEFADMPDAVWLKRTLPKAEIAARSNNRQAQAEICAGGSSLAVLPRPLGDCDRRLVALDVGAAPPGRDTYVGYHRDLRRLARLRALLDLVIEKMAG from the coding sequence ATGGAGTGGAGCGATCTGCGCGTTTTCCTGGCAATCGCGCGCGAGGGCACGCTCGGAGCTGCCGCGCGAAAAATCGGCCAGACCCAGCCGACGATGGGACGGCGGCTGCGCGCGCTCGAGCAGGCGCTCGGGCAGACGCTGTTCCAGCGCACGGCGGATGGCTTTGTCCTGACTGACGAGGGCTCGGCGGTGCTTGCGCATGCCGAACGGATCGAGGAGGAGGCGCTCGCGCTGCAGCGGCAGGCGTCAGGCACGGAGACGCACCTCGACGGCACGTTGCGTCTGTCTTCGTCGGACTGGTTCGGCACGCTGATGCTGTCGCCGGTGATCGCGGCGTTCGGCAAGCGCCATCCCAAGGTGATCGTCGAACTCCTGACCGACGCACGGCTCTACACCCTGCCGCGCCGCGAAGCCGACCTCGTGTTTCGCATCAAGCCCTTCAGTGAGCCCGAGGTCATTTCCCGAAAGCTGCTCCACATTCCCTACGCGCTCTACGGCAAGAAGGGCAGCAAGCCGCCCCGCGCCGGCGACGGCAGCGGCGTCCGCGTCGTGACCATGAACGCCGAATTCGCCGACATGCCCGATGCGGTCTGGCTGAAGCGCACGCTGCCGAAGGCGGAGATCGCCGCGCGCAGCAACAACAGGCAGGCACAGGCAGAGATCTGTGCGGGCGGCAGCAGCCTCGCAGTGCTGCCCCGCCCGCTCGGCGATTGTGACCGCCGCCTGGTCGCCCTGGACGTCGGCGCGGCGCCGCCCGGCCGCGACACCTATGTCGGCTATCACCGCGATCTCAGGCGGCTGGCGCGCCTGCGGGCGCTGCTTGATCTGGTGATCGAGAAGATGGCGGGGTGA
- a CDS encoding rhomboid family intramembrane serine protease, which translates to MDSPSQPPSDQPVVVEEAPREPVLTLPLPLTAYIILLAVIHLRVLLPPELENWTIDVFGFIPKRYDSSLINLQFEGGAGAKIWTFVTYSLLHANLTHLAFNVLWLLPFGSALARRFGALRFFVFLAVTAAAGALAHLVTHEHAVVPMIGASASVSGAMAAAIRFAFVRGSFLSFSRSDADTAAKVPALPLFQALRDRRILGFLTVWFVMNIIFGVGAIGVEGDSAGVAWEAHIGGFFAGLLLFALFDPVPRVRNDDAADASSQDISNGI; encoded by the coding sequence TTGGATTCCCCGTCACAACCCCCGTCGGACCAGCCGGTCGTCGTCGAGGAGGCCCCGCGCGAGCCGGTCCTGACGTTACCATTGCCGCTGACGGCCTATATCATCCTGTTGGCGGTGATCCATCTGCGGGTGCTGTTGCCGCCGGAGCTGGAGAACTGGACCATCGACGTCTTCGGCTTCATTCCGAAGCGCTACGATTCCTCGCTGATCAATTTGCAGTTCGAGGGCGGCGCCGGCGCCAAGATCTGGACCTTCGTCACCTATTCGCTGCTGCATGCCAATCTCACCCATCTCGCCTTCAACGTGCTGTGGCTGCTGCCGTTCGGCAGCGCGTTGGCGCGGCGCTTTGGCGCACTGCGCTTCTTCGTGTTCCTGGCGGTGACTGCGGCAGCCGGCGCGCTCGCTCATCTCGTCACCCACGAGCATGCGGTGGTGCCGATGATCGGCGCCTCGGCCTCGGTGTCGGGCGCCATGGCCGCGGCGATCCGGTTCGCCTTCGTGCGCGGCAGCTTCCTGTCGTTCAGCCGTTCGGACGCCGATACCGCCGCCAAGGTGCCGGCGCTGCCGCTGTTTCAGGCACTGCGTGACCGGCGAATCCTCGGCTTCCTGACGGTGTGGTTCGTGATGAATATCATCTTCGGCGTCGGCGCGATCGGCGTCGAAGGCGATAGCGCCGGCGTTGCCTGGGAAGCGCATATCGGCGGCTTCTTCGCAGGCCTGTTGCTGTTCGCGCTGTTCGATCCCGTGCCGCGCGTGCGAAATGATGATGCTGCGGATGCGTCATCACAGGACATTTCAAACGGTATTTGA
- a CDS encoding PAS domain-containing protein, whose protein sequence is MKHPSSREFFAYWDKKRGSARAPDRADIDPAAVRELLGDIFVLSCEPKAGFPFRVAGTRVCALAGCDLKDQGFAAMFTDASRSEIEEITTVVADETLGAIAGLTAQREDGSKAHLELLLLPFNARPHTPVSVTGVLAPFDDECGALGPFTVTSWRYLHQPEKLLPRAIRKLQIARGLMVYEGLR, encoded by the coding sequence ATGAAACATCCATCGAGCCGCGAATTCTTCGCGTATTGGGACAAGAAGCGCGGCAGCGCGCGGGCCCCTGACCGGGCCGACATCGACCCGGCCGCCGTTCGCGAACTGCTGGGCGACATCTTCGTGCTTTCCTGCGAGCCGAAAGCAGGCTTTCCGTTCCGGGTCGCCGGTACCCGCGTCTGCGCCCTCGCCGGCTGCGATCTCAAGGACCAGGGCTTCGCCGCCATGTTCACGGACGCGAGCCGCAGTGAGATCGAGGAGATCACCACCGTGGTCGCCGACGAGACGCTCGGTGCCATCGCCGGCCTCACCGCCCAGCGCGAGGACGGCAGCAAGGCCCATCTCGAGCTGCTGCTGCTGCCCTTCAACGCCCGCCCGCATACGCCGGTGAGCGTCACGGGCGTGCTTGCGCCGTTTGACGACGAATGCGGCGCGCTCGGCCCATTCACCGTCACCTCCTGGCGCTATCTGCACCAGCCGGAGAAATTGCTGCCGCGCGCCATCCGCAAATTGCAGATCGCACGCGGGCTGATGGTGTATGAGGGGCTGCGGTAG